The following coding sequences lie in one Thermosulfuriphilus ammonigenes genomic window:
- the feoB gene encoding ferrous iron transport protein B encodes MLDEIKIALAGNPNSGKTTIFNNLTGARQKVGNYPGVTVERKEGILELEGERLRIIDLPGTYSLTAYSLEELIARQVLIEEKPQIVVNIVDASNLERNLYLTLQLLELGIPVVVVLNMMDIVRKRGYHLSPQVLSKELGVPVVSTVGHRKEGMKDLLQTIKGVLKGEIKAYGLKRRFPAPIEEAIDHLQRSLAGRGLPAEPRWLAIKALEGDVEVLRLLREKAGLNGELEDILHEAIKILEEKCGADPESLLADARYQAISDLVSRSLKRPKTETVSLSDRIDQVLCHRFWGLPIFLVFMWFMFQAVFSWSAPFTEALEGFFSWLGGRVEASLPSGHLRSLLVDGIIGGVGGVLVFLPQIIILFLFIALFEDTGYMARAAFIMDRALSPLGLHGKSFVPLLSAFGCNIPGIMAARTLENQRLRLLTILAAPFMSCTARLPIYILFIAAFIPQREFLGGLVNLQGLVLFGIYLLGILAAVITVLIFSRTVLAGEKPPFVMEMPPYRIPTLQTLFLHMWNRAVLYLRKAGTIILAISVLMWLLFTFPSNPTLEKNYASLKEEAAQRFLTETSLTPEEVAGLDLSRAENESLARAYSAYQARISEIERQQAAERLEKSYAGRLGQLIEPLIRPLGFDWRVGVALTSAFAAKEVFVATMGQIYSLGEVGEDNPSLIDSIRKDPMFSPLTGVGVMIFSLLMLPCMAALSVIKMETASWKWPLVVVLWNMSLAWLATFFGVRLLGPLFYS; translated from the coding sequence GTGTTGGATGAGATAAAGATTGCTTTGGCCGGAAATCCTAACTCAGGCAAGACGACCATCTTTAACAATCTCACCGGGGCCCGCCAGAAGGTGGGTAATTATCCCGGAGTTACGGTGGAGAGAAAGGAGGGGATATTAGAGCTGGAGGGAGAACGCTTGCGAATCATCGACCTGCCAGGAACTTATTCTCTGACGGCCTATTCTCTAGAGGAGCTTATTGCCCGTCAGGTCCTCATTGAAGAAAAGCCCCAGATAGTGGTCAATATCGTTGACGCCTCCAATCTTGAACGAAATCTCTATCTCACTCTCCAGCTTCTTGAACTCGGGATTCCGGTAGTGGTGGTTCTTAACATGATGGATATCGTCCGTAAGCGGGGCTATCATCTCAGCCCCCAAGTTTTGTCTAAAGAGCTGGGAGTTCCGGTAGTTTCTACCGTAGGGCACCGTAAAGAGGGAATGAAAGATCTCCTTCAGACAATAAAAGGGGTCCTCAAAGGGGAGATTAAGGCTTATGGCCTAAAGAGACGTTTTCCGGCGCCCATTGAAGAGGCAATTGATCATCTTCAGAGAAGTCTGGCCGGAAGAGGCCTTCCGGCTGAACCTCGCTGGCTGGCCATTAAGGCCTTGGAGGGAGATGTTGAAGTTCTGCGTCTTCTTAGGGAGAAGGCCGGTCTTAATGGAGAGTTGGAGGATATCCTTCATGAGGCCATCAAGATCCTTGAGGAAAAATGTGGGGCTGATCCAGAGAGCCTCTTAGCCGATGCCCGCTACCAGGCTATAAGCGATTTAGTCTCCCGTTCTCTTAAGCGTCCGAAGACTGAAACGGTCAGCCTTTCCGATAGGATAGACCAGGTTTTGTGTCATCGTTTTTGGGGGCTACCCATATTTCTGGTCTTTATGTGGTTTATGTTTCAGGCCGTCTTTAGCTGGTCGGCACCCTTTACTGAGGCCCTGGAGGGCTTTTTTTCCTGGTTGGGCGGCCGGGTGGAGGCCAGTCTGCCTTCTGGTCACCTAAGAAGCCTTCTTGTTGACGGTATTATCGGTGGGGTGGGGGGAGTTTTGGTCTTTCTTCCTCAAATTATTATCCTCTTCCTCTTTATTGCCCTTTTTGAGGATACAGGCTACATGGCCCGGGCGGCCTTCATAATGGACCGGGCCCTTTCTCCCTTGGGGCTCCACGGCAAAAGTTTTGTGCCCCTTCTTTCGGCCTTTGGTTGCAACATTCCAGGAATTATGGCGGCAAGGACTTTAGAGAATCAGCGCCTGCGCCTTTTAACCATCTTAGCGGCCCCATTTATGAGTTGTACGGCCAGGCTGCCTATTTATATCCTGTTTATTGCCGCCTTTATCCCCCAGAGGGAATTCCTCGGGGGTTTGGTTAATCTTCAGGGGCTCGTTCTTTTTGGGATCTATCTTTTAGGTATTTTGGCGGCGGTGATCACGGTGCTTATTTTTAGCCGGACCGTCCTTGCCGGTGAAAAGCCCCCCTTTGTTATGGAGATGCCTCCCTATCGGATCCCAACTCTGCAAACCCTTTTCCTCCATATGTGGAATCGGGCTGTTCTTTACCTGCGCAAGGCAGGGACAATCATCTTGGCCATCTCGGTTCTTATGTGGCTTCTGTTTACCTTCCCCTCAAATCCGACTCTTGAAAAGAACTATGCTTCTCTTAAGGAGGAGGCCGCTCAAAGATTCCTGACAGAGACAAGCCTTACCCCGGAGGAGGTAGCAGGCCTTGATCTCTCCAGAGCTGAGAATGAATCCCTTGCCCGGGCCTATTCTGCCTATCAGGCCCGCATTTCTGAAATAGAGCGTCAGCAGGCCGCCGAGAGGCTTGAGAAGAGCTATGCTGGTCGCCTGGGGCAGCTAATAGAGCCCTTGATCCGCCCCCTTGGTTTTGACTGGCGTGTGGGTGTGGCCCTTACCAGTGCCTTTGCCGCCAAAGAGGTCTTTGTGGCCACTATGGGACAAATCTATTCGCTGGGAGAGGTGGGGGAGGACAATCCTTCCTTGATAGATTCCATCCGTAAAGATCCTATGTTTAGTCCTCTTACCGGAGTGGGGGTGATGATATTTTCTCTCCTTATGCTTCCTTGTATGGCCGCTCTTTCGGTAATTAAAATGGAGACGGCTTCCTGGAAGTGGCCGCTGGTGGTTGTTCTCTGGAATATGTCCTTGGCCTGGTTGGCCACCTTTTTCGGGGTTCGTCTTCTGGGGCCTCTTTTTTATTCCTAG
- a CDS encoding carbohydrate porin: MFLLKRLGVLGLVVLFLAISVPVAADEIDELRQMLREVIKQNQELTKRVKVLEERLSRYEKAEELPAPTTSPSEELPWHERVEMGLSVTTVVQGVTGVDTTVENLHAHGGREPAGTREALTDESKGYAAATVDLDFLASLSQSSRAYLLLEMGSGHNPEDEIPSFAGIIDEAISMVPVETHDGEVRISEAWYEQEIPLGAGKLRFRFGKVDLTTDFDTNEYANDETAQFISGTFVNNIAVEWPAYGLGMMAWYETDRLSLGLGYGDADGGWDSIFDYPFLIAEIGLNINPFGRPGHYRFSVWYNGEKHLRWSQLRAYYAYNVNPQNTDDAWGVALSFDQEILDSLGVFLRYGLRDSDHLVGYAGYDENGAFDIESVDFSYGFHHALSLGFQASGKLWGRPDDALGFGWGFVWLNKNYRDFWKKKGAFASRDGRALETETEYHLEIYYRCQVNESLALTPDFQWTINPAGLYDDGFWVLSLRGTWDF; encoded by the coding sequence ATGTTTCTTTTGAAACGCTTGGGGGTTTTGGGATTGGTGGTGCTTTTTTTGGCTATCTCTGTTCCGGTGGCAGCTGATGAAATCGACGAGCTGCGGCAGATGCTCCGGGAGGTGATCAAGCAGAATCAAGAACTCACCAAAAGGGTTAAAGTCCTTGAAGAGCGCCTTTCCCGCTATGAAAAGGCTGAGGAGCTTCCCGCCCCGACCACTTCGCCATCGGAGGAACTTCCCTGGCATGAACGAGTGGAGATGGGCCTTTCGGTGACCACCGTGGTTCAAGGCGTCACCGGGGTGGATACCACGGTGGAGAATTTACATGCCCACGGTGGTCGAGAACCGGCTGGCACCAGAGAGGCCCTCACCGATGAGAGCAAAGGCTATGCGGCAGCCACAGTTGATCTTGACTTTTTGGCCAGTCTTAGCCAGAGCTCTCGGGCCTATCTGCTCCTAGAGATGGGCTCCGGACATAATCCCGAAGATGAGATTCCTTCCTTTGCTGGCATTATCGATGAGGCTATTTCCATGGTTCCGGTGGAGACACACGATGGTGAGGTTCGTATAAGTGAAGCCTGGTATGAACAGGAGATTCCTTTGGGGGCCGGAAAACTGCGCTTTCGTTTCGGTAAAGTGGATCTCACCACCGACTTTGATACCAATGAATATGCCAATGACGAGACGGCTCAATTCATCTCGGGGACTTTTGTCAACAACATTGCTGTAGAGTGGCCAGCCTATGGTCTGGGGATGATGGCCTGGTATGAGACAGATCGTTTAAGCCTCGGGCTAGGATACGGTGATGCCGATGGTGGTTGGGACAGTATCTTTGACTATCCCTTTCTCATTGCCGAGATAGGCCTTAATATCAATCCCTTTGGTCGTCCGGGTCATTACCGGTTCTCTGTCTGGTACAATGGCGAAAAACATCTGCGTTGGTCCCAGCTAAGGGCCTATTACGCCTATAATGTTAATCCCCAGAATACTGATGACGCCTGGGGAGTGGCCCTTTCCTTTGACCAGGAAATCCTTGATTCTCTGGGAGTTTTCCTCCGTTATGGCCTTCGTGACAGCGATCATTTGGTGGGCTATGCCGGATATGATGAAAATGGAGCCTTTGATATCGAATCCGTAGATTTCTCTTATGGTTTCCACCATGCCCTCTCTCTGGGCTTTCAGGCCTCCGGAAAGCTCTGGGGGCGTCCGGATGATGCTCTGGGATTTGGCTGGGGCTTTGTCTGGTTGAACAAAAACTATCGTGATTTCTGGAAAAAGAAGGGGGCCTTTGCCAGTCGAGATGGTCGGGCCCTAGAGACAGAAACCGAATATCATCTGGAAATTTATTATCGCTGCCAGGTAAACGAGAGCCTGGCCCTGACCCCTGATTTCCAGTGGACTATTAACCCGGCCGGTCTCTATGATGACGGTTTCTGGGTCCTGAGCCTAAGGGGAACCTGGGATTTCTAA